The Vanessa tameamea isolate UH-Manoa-2023 chromosome 2, ilVanTame1 primary haplotype, whole genome shotgun sequence genome has a segment encoding these proteins:
- the LOC113393624 gene encoding myosin-IIIb-like isoform X5 has product MRSDMAYRGLSEHVELDRAADPQDRFTLQELIGEGTYGEVFCAKDKKSGKRVAVKILENIAENIEEIEEEFLVFRDLSSHPNIPEFFGLFLKRGISSEDDQIWFVMELCTGGSVTDLGAGMRARGTHLTEPQLAYVIRGTVRALTYLHSHRCMHRDVKGHNILLTEDAEVKLVDFGVSSHLAATVARRNTSVGTPYWMAPEVIACEQQLDQSYDSRCDVWSVGITAIELAEGEPPLSGLHPMRALFQIPRNPPPTLSHPELFTPQLADFISECLVKDMNQRPFARELLEHPLLLAVNNFEEKIRRELRAEIKRQRAEGRSSRAPEATTKRGKLKSHRKSRPEKMYTDDLATLETLTEDAIVEQLQKRYTQNQIYTYIGDILVAVNPFTDIGIYTSKTQHLYQGRCRSDNPPHIYAVADAAHQALMHQKQNQAIVISGESGAGKTESANLLLKQFVYLSKTQYSNLEDKILQVNPIMEAFGNARTGINANSSRFGKYLDLSIMRVGRISGARISVYLLEQSRVVHQALGESNFHVFYYLYDGLESEGRWRKYYLDDQLKSRHRYLQPLSVTHREHNVHRWRQLNQAFKVVGFHEDEVQIIYKMLAAILHLGDIEFAETAGDHNADNRATIIDTAPLHRASCLLGVETSDLRECLTSSSVVTKGETIARYSSPTEAAVARDATARGIYARAFDRIVERINALLSQNKPQSDQLSIGILDIFGFENFTRNSFEQLCINIANEQIQYYFNQHIFTWEQQEYMAEGVPVDLVEFSDNRPVLDMLLSRPMGLLALLDEESRFPRSTDKTLIEKFHRNIKSKYYVRPKSDAVCFAIHHFAGRVVYQADGFLEKNRNFLPPEVVQLMRQSQYDVIRFLFQCPITKTGNLFSAMHGEMDVSSLEGPISGDVRDRFNSRGLASQSRAQQTVSTYFRYSLMELLQKMVSGTPQFVRCLKPNDSRSPKHFDSTKILKQLRYTGVLETIRIRQNGFSHRLTYDEFLKRYGFLAYSYDEEIKPNRDSCRLLLLRLKMDGWALGKSKVFLKYYHVEVLSRIYEEQIRKIVLVQACVRGWLARRNYIRLKAQMAISVLTLQRHVRGWLTRKRLQERQKQLAREFKKGQIEQENQRKQQRAGVPVKNNIIVAKVLRRMSTDDSDSNDTNSSNKENFNSAKAAIVLQSHFRGYTARRKLKSRAPPPPPQHPAPAPPTHHQIMQQYSVQERAAQLQTFAEQVHNKNQDAHKNIRRNKPGIRLKDVKKPPDEYQLPPGFRVVPAIIRGQPSQAEEEASRLSRHQQPSNDRTYNEEKPLYSSQNRQNLPCSRQCGGLVSGRELKGNKIIELVKQTQKADPPPRPVYSTAYDPESDLRKILRNSPQILATPVFSSDDDYNDGPFRFKQLLRPTLGPTESLRKRKVRNSSGQSPWLSDSSQDSNSSKEALYNKRRPQISMGVYYN; this is encoded by the exons ATGCGCAGCGACATGGCGTATCGGGGGCTCTCGGAGCACGTGGAGCTGGACCGGGCGGCGGACCCTCAAGACAGATTTACTCTACAAGAGCTCATAGGGGAAGGAACTTATGGCGAAGTTTTCTGTGCAAAGGACAAGAAGTCTGGAAAACGAGTTGCTGTTAAG attttagaaaatattgcgGAGAACATAGAAGAAATAGAGGAAGAATTTCTCGTATTTCGTGATCTTTCAAGCCATCCAAATATCCCAGAATTTTTTGGCTTATTTTTGAAGCGAGGTATATCTTCTGAAGATGACCAAATTTGGTTTGTTATGGAG ctttgtacaggtggttcgGTGACAGATCTAGGTGCAGGTATGCGAGCTCGAGGGACCCATTTGACAGAGCCACAACTAGCGTATGTCATACGTGGAACAGTCCGAGCTTTAACTTATCTCCATTCGCATCGATGTATGCATCGTGATGTGAAAGGCCATAATATTCTCTTGACTGAAGATGCTGAAGTAAAACTTGTGGACTTCGGAGTATCATCACATTTAGCCGCAACCGTTGCAAGGCGGAACACATCGGTTGGCACACCGTATTGGATGGCACCAgag GTCATAGCATGTGAACAGCAGTTAGACCAATCCTATGATAGTAGATGTGATGTGTGGTCTGTTGGTATAACAGCTATTGAATTAGCAGAAGGAGAACCGCCATTATCCGGTTTACATCCAATGCGAGCGTTGTTTCAAATACCTCGAAATCCGCCACCAACTTTATCACACCCTGAACTATTTACGCCACAGCTTGCAGACTTTATATCTGAATGTTTAGTCAAAGACATGAACCAAAGACCTTTCGCAAGAGAACTTCTAGAACACCCATTATTGTTAGCTGTTAACAATTTTGAAGAGAAA ATTCGAAGAGAACTTCGGGCAGAAATTAAAAGGCAAAGAGCTGAAGGACGAAGCAGTCGAGCACCAGAAGCTACCACCAAACGAGGAAAATTAAAATCTCATAGAAAGTCAAGACCAGAGAAAATGTACACCGATGATTTAGCTACCTTGGAAACTTTGACAGAAGACGCCATTGTGGAACAATTGCAAAAGAGATATACACAAAATCAAATTTACACTTACATCGGGGACATTCTAGTCGCAGTAAATCCTTTTACTGACATAGGGATATATACTTCAAAg ACTCAACACTTATACCAAGGTCGTTGTCGTTCGGACAATCCTCCCCATATCTACGCAGTAGCAGACGCTGCTCACCAAGCGTTAATGcaccaaaaacaaaatcaagCTATTGTTATATCGGGTGAAAGTGGAGCTGGAAAAACGGAATCAGCCAATcttcttttaaaacaatttgtatatttatctaaa ACACAATATAGTAATTTAGAAGATAAAATTCTACAAGTTAATCCAATCATGGAAGCTTTTGGAAATGCGCGTACTGGAATAAACGCCAACAGCTCGagatttggaaaatatttagatCTATCTATAATGAGAGTGGGAAGAATATCAGGAGCTCGAATATCTGTATATCTGCTAGAACAGTCGAGGGTGGTTCATCAGGCATT AGGCGAAAGTAACTTCCATGTCTTCTACTATCTCTACGATGGACTAGAGAGCGAAGGCCGGTGGAGAAAATATTACCTCGATGACCAGTTAAAGTCTAGGCATCGTTATTTGCAGCCACTTTCTGTGACTCATCGAGAACATAACGTTCATCGGTGGCGTCAGCTTAACCAAGCTTTTAAG gTGGTGGGTTTCCATGAAGACGaggtacaaataatttataaaatgctaGCTGCTATCTTACATCTGGGCGATATAGAATTTGCAGAAACGGCCGGTGATCACAATGCTGATAATCGAGCTACCATCATTGACACGGCACCGTTGCATCGAG CTTCTTGTCTTTTGGGTGTTGAGACAAGTGACCTCCGAGAATGTCTAACAAGCAGCAGTGTGGTTACAAAAGGTGAAACAATAGCAAGGTATAGTTCACCAACAGAAGCTGCCGTAGCGAGAGATGCGACCGCTAGAGGAATTTATGCAAGAGCATTTGATAGGATCGTTGAAAGAATTAATGCTCTCCTAAGCCAAAATAAACCGCAAAG TGACCAGCTATCCATAGGAATTCTGGATATTTTTGGATTTGAGAACTTTACTAGAAACTCATTTGAACAGCTTTGCATAAACATTGCCAATGAACAGATCCAGTACTATTttaatcaacatatttttacttGGGAACAGCAGGAATACATGGCTGAGGGTGTACCAGTCGACCTAGTAGAGTTTTCAGATAATAGACCGGTCCTAGACATGCTCTTATCAAGACCAATGGGATTACTAGCATTACTCGATGAGGAAAGCCGATTTCCACGTTCAACGGACAAAACCCTCATTG aaaaatttcatcgaaatattaaaagcaaGTATTATGTACGACCCAAATCTGACGCGGTCTGTTTTGCGATTCACCACTTCGCTGGACGCGTTGTTTACCAAGCTGACGGTTTCCTAGAAAAGAATCGCAACTTTTTACCTCCTGAAGTTGTCCAACTGATGAGGCAAAGTCAATATGATGTAATAAGATTCCTCTTCCAATGCCCAATAACAAAAACTGGTAACTTATTCTCCGCTATGCACGGAGAAATGGACGTCAGCAGCTTGGAAGGCCCAATATCGGGTGATGTTCGG gATCGCTTCAACAGTCGAGGTCTCGCATCTCAATCACGAGCACAACAAACCGTATCAACATATTTCCGATATTCTCTTATGGAACTCCTCCAAAAGATGGTTAGTGGCACTCCTCAGTTTGTGAGATGCCTTAAACCAAATGACTCACGGTCACCAAAACATTTCGATTCAACAAAGATATTAAAACAACTGAGATACACTGGAGTCCTTGAAACTATAAGAATAAGGCAGAACGGATTTTCCCATCGTCTTACCTATGACGAGTTTTTGAAAAG gtATGGTTTCTTGGCATACAGTTACGATGAAGAAATAAAGCCAAATCGTGACTCCTGCCGTCTTCTATTGCTACGTTTGAAAATGGACGGATGGGCACTTGGCAAATCcaaagtatttttgaaatattatcacGTCGAAGTTCTCTCACGAATATATGAAGAACAG atAAGAAAAATTGTCCTGGTACAAGCGTGTGTACGCGGCTGGTTGGCTAGACGCAACTACATCAGACTGAAGGCCCAAATGGCGATTTCTGTTCTCACGCTGCAAAGACATGTGCGCGGTTGGTTAACAAGAAAGCGACTTCAAGAGAGACAAAAACAATTAGCCAGGGAATTTAAGAAAGGACAAATTGAACAAGAAAACCAAAGGAAACAACAAAGAGCag GTGTTCCAGTTAAGAATAATATCATAGTGGCTAAAGTATTAAGACGAATGAGCACAGACGACAGCGACAGTAATGATACAAATTCAAgcaataaagaaaatttcaatTCTGCTAAAGCTGCTATAGTATTACAAAGTC ATTTCCGTGGTTACACAGCGCGGCGGAAGCTGAAGAgtcgcgcgccgccgccgccgccgcagcaccccgcgcccgcgccgcccacGCACCACCAGATCATGCAGCAGTACTCCGTGCAGGAACGAGCTGCACAACTACAAACTTTCGCTGAGCAG GTACACAACAAAAATCAAGACGCCCATAAGAATATCCGCCGGAATAAGCCAGGAATACGCCTGAAGGACGTAAAGAAACCACCAGACGAATACCAGCTCCCTCCAGGATTTCGTGTCGTACCAGCCATCATAAGAGGCCAACCATCACAAGCCGAAGAAGAAGCGAGTAGACTTTCAAG ACACCAACAACCCAGTAACGATAGAACTTACAATGAAGAAAAACCTTTGTACTCGAGTCAGAATCGTCAGAATCTACCGTGCAGCAGGCAGTGCGGTGGTCTAGTCAG TGGACGAGAATTGAAAgg taacaaaataatagaacttgtaaaacaaacacaaaaagcTGATCCACCGCCGCGACCTGTTTATAGTACAGCCTACGATCCAGAGTCTGACCTTCGCAAGATACTACGTAATTCGCCACAAATCCTCGCAACGCCTGTCTTCAGCTCGGATGACGACTACAACGACGGCCCCTTCAGATTCAAACAGTTATTAAGACCGACGTTAGGACCAACGGAAAGTCTTCGAAAGCGAAAAGTACGAAATTCCTCCGGACAGAGCCCGTGGTTATCGGACAGCTCACAAGACAGTAACAGCTCTAAGGAAGCCTTATACAACAAGCGACGTCCACAGATTAGTATGGGGGTTTATTACAATTAG
- the LOC113393624 gene encoding myosin-IIIb-like isoform X2, whose amino-acid sequence MRSDMAYRGLSEHVELDRAADPQDRFTLQELIGEGTYGEVFCAKDKKSGKRVAVKILENIAENIEEIEEEFLVFRDLSSHPNIPEFFGLFLKRGISSEDDQIWFVMELCTGGSVTDLGAGMRARGTHLTEPQLAYVIRGTVRALTYLHSHRCMHRDVKGHNILLTEDAEVKLVDFGVSSHLAATVARRNTSVGTPYWMAPEVIACEQQLDQSYDSRCDVWSVGITAIELAEGEPPLSGLHPMRALFQIPRNPPPTLSHPELFTPQLADFISECLVKDMNQRPFARELLEHPLLLAVNNFEEKIRRELRAEIKRQRAEGRSSRAPEATTKRGKLKSHRKSRPEKMYTDDLATLETLTEDAIVEQLQKRYTQNQIYTYIGDILVAVNPFTDIGIYTSKTQHLYQGRCRSDNPPHIYAVADAAHQALMHQKQNQAIVISGESGAGKTESANLLLKQFVYLSKTQYSNLEDKILQVNPIMEAFGNARTGINANSSRFGKYLDLSIMRVGRISGARISVYLLEQSRVVHQALGESNFHVFYYLYDGLESEGRWRKYYLDDQLKSRHRYLQPLSVTHREHNVHRWRQLNQAFKVVGFHEDEVQIIYKMLAAILHLGDIEFAETAGDHNADNRATIIDTAPLHRASCLLGVETSDLRECLTSSSVVTKGETIARYSSPTEAAVARDATARGIYARAFDRIVERINALLSQNKPQSDQLSIGILDIFGFENFTRNSFEQLCINIANEQIQYYFNQHIFTWEQQEYMAEGVPVDLVEFSDNRPVLDMLLSRPMGLLALLDEESRFPRSTDKTLIEKFHRNIKSKYYVRPKSDAVCFAIHHFAGRVVYQADGFLEKNRNFLPPEVVQLMRQSQYDVIRFLFQCPITKTGNLFSAMHGEMDVSSLEGPISGDVRDRFNSRGLASQSRAQQTVSTYFRYSLMELLQKMVSGTPQFVRCLKPNDSRSPKHFDSTKILKQLRYTGVLETIRIRQNGFSHRLTYDEFLKRYGFLAYSYDEEIKPNRDSCRLLLLRLKMDGWALGKSKVFLKYYHVEVLSRIYEEQIRKIVLVQACVRGWLARRNYIRLKAQMAISVLTLQRHVRGWLTRKRLQERQKQLAREFKKGQIEQENQRKQQRAGVPVKNNIIVAKVLRRMSTDDSDSNDTNSSNKENFNSAKAAIVLQSPRRKLKSRAPPPPPQHPAPAPPTHHQIMQQYSVQERAAQLQTFAEQVHNKNQDAHKNIRRNKPGIRLKDVKKPPDEYQLPPGFRVVPAIIRGQPSQAEEEASRLSSPSPEFFESDTMPWDQIFQIKDISIRNMRHQQPSNDRTYNEEKPLYSSQNRQNLPCSRQCGGLVSGRELKGNKIIELVKQTQKADPPPRPVYSTAYDPESDLRKILRNSPQILATPVFSSDDDYNDGPFRFKQLLRPTLGPTESLRKRKVRNSSGQSPWLSDSSQDSNSSKEALYNKRRPQISMGVYYN is encoded by the exons ATGCGCAGCGACATGGCGTATCGGGGGCTCTCGGAGCACGTGGAGCTGGACCGGGCGGCGGACCCTCAAGACAGATTTACTCTACAAGAGCTCATAGGGGAAGGAACTTATGGCGAAGTTTTCTGTGCAAAGGACAAGAAGTCTGGAAAACGAGTTGCTGTTAAG attttagaaaatattgcgGAGAACATAGAAGAAATAGAGGAAGAATTTCTCGTATTTCGTGATCTTTCAAGCCATCCAAATATCCCAGAATTTTTTGGCTTATTTTTGAAGCGAGGTATATCTTCTGAAGATGACCAAATTTGGTTTGTTATGGAG ctttgtacaggtggttcgGTGACAGATCTAGGTGCAGGTATGCGAGCTCGAGGGACCCATTTGACAGAGCCACAACTAGCGTATGTCATACGTGGAACAGTCCGAGCTTTAACTTATCTCCATTCGCATCGATGTATGCATCGTGATGTGAAAGGCCATAATATTCTCTTGACTGAAGATGCTGAAGTAAAACTTGTGGACTTCGGAGTATCATCACATTTAGCCGCAACCGTTGCAAGGCGGAACACATCGGTTGGCACACCGTATTGGATGGCACCAgag GTCATAGCATGTGAACAGCAGTTAGACCAATCCTATGATAGTAGATGTGATGTGTGGTCTGTTGGTATAACAGCTATTGAATTAGCAGAAGGAGAACCGCCATTATCCGGTTTACATCCAATGCGAGCGTTGTTTCAAATACCTCGAAATCCGCCACCAACTTTATCACACCCTGAACTATTTACGCCACAGCTTGCAGACTTTATATCTGAATGTTTAGTCAAAGACATGAACCAAAGACCTTTCGCAAGAGAACTTCTAGAACACCCATTATTGTTAGCTGTTAACAATTTTGAAGAGAAA ATTCGAAGAGAACTTCGGGCAGAAATTAAAAGGCAAAGAGCTGAAGGACGAAGCAGTCGAGCACCAGAAGCTACCACCAAACGAGGAAAATTAAAATCTCATAGAAAGTCAAGACCAGAGAAAATGTACACCGATGATTTAGCTACCTTGGAAACTTTGACAGAAGACGCCATTGTGGAACAATTGCAAAAGAGATATACACAAAATCAAATTTACACTTACATCGGGGACATTCTAGTCGCAGTAAATCCTTTTACTGACATAGGGATATATACTTCAAAg ACTCAACACTTATACCAAGGTCGTTGTCGTTCGGACAATCCTCCCCATATCTACGCAGTAGCAGACGCTGCTCACCAAGCGTTAATGcaccaaaaacaaaatcaagCTATTGTTATATCGGGTGAAAGTGGAGCTGGAAAAACGGAATCAGCCAATcttcttttaaaacaatttgtatatttatctaaa ACACAATATAGTAATTTAGAAGATAAAATTCTACAAGTTAATCCAATCATGGAAGCTTTTGGAAATGCGCGTACTGGAATAAACGCCAACAGCTCGagatttggaaaatatttagatCTATCTATAATGAGAGTGGGAAGAATATCAGGAGCTCGAATATCTGTATATCTGCTAGAACAGTCGAGGGTGGTTCATCAGGCATT AGGCGAAAGTAACTTCCATGTCTTCTACTATCTCTACGATGGACTAGAGAGCGAAGGCCGGTGGAGAAAATATTACCTCGATGACCAGTTAAAGTCTAGGCATCGTTATTTGCAGCCACTTTCTGTGACTCATCGAGAACATAACGTTCATCGGTGGCGTCAGCTTAACCAAGCTTTTAAG gTGGTGGGTTTCCATGAAGACGaggtacaaataatttataaaatgctaGCTGCTATCTTACATCTGGGCGATATAGAATTTGCAGAAACGGCCGGTGATCACAATGCTGATAATCGAGCTACCATCATTGACACGGCACCGTTGCATCGAG CTTCTTGTCTTTTGGGTGTTGAGACAAGTGACCTCCGAGAATGTCTAACAAGCAGCAGTGTGGTTACAAAAGGTGAAACAATAGCAAGGTATAGTTCACCAACAGAAGCTGCCGTAGCGAGAGATGCGACCGCTAGAGGAATTTATGCAAGAGCATTTGATAGGATCGTTGAAAGAATTAATGCTCTCCTAAGCCAAAATAAACCGCAAAG TGACCAGCTATCCATAGGAATTCTGGATATTTTTGGATTTGAGAACTTTACTAGAAACTCATTTGAACAGCTTTGCATAAACATTGCCAATGAACAGATCCAGTACTATTttaatcaacatatttttacttGGGAACAGCAGGAATACATGGCTGAGGGTGTACCAGTCGACCTAGTAGAGTTTTCAGATAATAGACCGGTCCTAGACATGCTCTTATCAAGACCAATGGGATTACTAGCATTACTCGATGAGGAAAGCCGATTTCCACGTTCAACGGACAAAACCCTCATTG aaaaatttcatcgaaatattaaaagcaaGTATTATGTACGACCCAAATCTGACGCGGTCTGTTTTGCGATTCACCACTTCGCTGGACGCGTTGTTTACCAAGCTGACGGTTTCCTAGAAAAGAATCGCAACTTTTTACCTCCTGAAGTTGTCCAACTGATGAGGCAAAGTCAATATGATGTAATAAGATTCCTCTTCCAATGCCCAATAACAAAAACTGGTAACTTATTCTCCGCTATGCACGGAGAAATGGACGTCAGCAGCTTGGAAGGCCCAATATCGGGTGATGTTCGG gATCGCTTCAACAGTCGAGGTCTCGCATCTCAATCACGAGCACAACAAACCGTATCAACATATTTCCGATATTCTCTTATGGAACTCCTCCAAAAGATGGTTAGTGGCACTCCTCAGTTTGTGAGATGCCTTAAACCAAATGACTCACGGTCACCAAAACATTTCGATTCAACAAAGATATTAAAACAACTGAGATACACTGGAGTCCTTGAAACTATAAGAATAAGGCAGAACGGATTTTCCCATCGTCTTACCTATGACGAGTTTTTGAAAAG gtATGGTTTCTTGGCATACAGTTACGATGAAGAAATAAAGCCAAATCGTGACTCCTGCCGTCTTCTATTGCTACGTTTGAAAATGGACGGATGGGCACTTGGCAAATCcaaagtatttttgaaatattatcacGTCGAAGTTCTCTCACGAATATATGAAGAACAG atAAGAAAAATTGTCCTGGTACAAGCGTGTGTACGCGGCTGGTTGGCTAGACGCAACTACATCAGACTGAAGGCCCAAATGGCGATTTCTGTTCTCACGCTGCAAAGACATGTGCGCGGTTGGTTAACAAGAAAGCGACTTCAAGAGAGACAAAAACAATTAGCCAGGGAATTTAAGAAAGGACAAATTGAACAAGAAAACCAAAGGAAACAACAAAGAGCag GTGTTCCAGTTAAGAATAATATCATAGTGGCTAAAGTATTAAGACGAATGAGCACAGACGACAGCGACAGTAATGATACAAATTCAAgcaataaagaaaatttcaatTCTGCTAAAGCTGCTATAGTATTACAAAGTC CGCGGCGGAAGCTGAAGAgtcgcgcgccgccgccgccgccgcagcaccccgcgcccgcgccgcccacGCACCACCAGATCATGCAGCAGTACTCCGTGCAGGAACGAGCTGCACAACTACAAACTTTCGCTGAGCAG GTACACAACAAAAATCAAGACGCCCATAAGAATATCCGCCGGAATAAGCCAGGAATACGCCTGAAGGACGTAAAGAAACCACCAGACGAATACCAGCTCCCTCCAGGATTTCGTGTCGTACCAGCCATCATAAGAGGCCAACCATCACAAGCCGAAGAAGAAGCGAGTAGACTTTCAAG TCCGTCGCCGGAGTTTTTTGAAAGCGATACCATGCCATGGgatcaaatatttcaaatcaaggATATCTCTATAAGAAATATGAG ACACCAACAACCCAGTAACGATAGAACTTACAATGAAGAAAAACCTTTGTACTCGAGTCAGAATCGTCAGAATCTACCGTGCAGCAGGCAGTGCGGTGGTCTAGTCAG TGGACGAGAATTGAAAgg taacaaaataatagaacttgtaaaacaaacacaaaaagcTGATCCACCGCCGCGACCTGTTTATAGTACAGCCTACGATCCAGAGTCTGACCTTCGCAAGATACTACGTAATTCGCCACAAATCCTCGCAACGCCTGTCTTCAGCTCGGATGACGACTACAACGACGGCCCCTTCAGATTCAAACAGTTATTAAGACCGACGTTAGGACCAACGGAAAGTCTTCGAAAGCGAAAAGTACGAAATTCCTCCGGACAGAGCCCGTGGTTATCGGACAGCTCACAAGACAGTAACAGCTCTAAGGAAGCCTTATACAACAAGCGACGTCCACAGATTAGTATGGGGGTTTATTACAATTAG